The following are from one region of the Chthonomonadales bacterium genome:
- a CDS encoding EAL domain-containing protein: protein MQLLRPHPGTRGRTLAAEELLLLAPMDDDADTALTRALDAGGFEFERRGPLMDLGCVDQSLPALSALLTGRIPPALQSRVKGTMASAAEADADLSAALLRAEPLPVFFEQVEVAWARAALEDGWLFSVFQPIVEARTGSIFAYESLIRAQPPGTDDVIGAGQLIHACQRLNLYHQLDQRARVTAIRSAAALALGETRLFVNFSPRAIYDPAVCLRGTMAAAEQHGVSMGQLVFEVQDLDQVESRERLCCVLDHYRGKGAGIALDHVDGSLSSLEYLAELLPDYVKIDQTLTSAAATSRGGRRRLEAVAELARRLGVRVVASGVEDFDQMHAAMECRADYLQGYLIARPASPPEPMRPEVLRLLLAA, encoded by the coding sequence AACTGCTCAGACCGCACCCGGGAACCCGCGGGCGGACCCTGGCCGCCGAGGAGCTTCTCCTCCTGGCGCCCATGGATGATGACGCCGACACCGCCCTCACCCGCGCCCTCGACGCCGGCGGCTTCGAGTTCGAGCGACGCGGGCCGCTGATGGACCTGGGGTGCGTCGACCAGTCGCTGCCGGCGCTGAGCGCGCTGCTCACCGGCCGCATCCCGCCGGCCCTGCAGTCGCGCGTGAAGGGCACGATGGCCTCGGCCGCGGAGGCCGACGCCGACCTGTCGGCCGCGCTGTTGCGCGCCGAGCCGCTACCCGTCTTCTTCGAGCAGGTCGAGGTGGCCTGGGCTCGCGCGGCGCTCGAGGATGGCTGGCTCTTCAGCGTGTTCCAGCCGATCGTCGAGGCGCGAACCGGGTCGATCTTTGCCTACGAGTCCCTCATTCGGGCGCAGCCACCCGGCACCGACGACGTGATTGGCGCCGGGCAGCTCATCCACGCCTGCCAGCGCCTGAACCTCTACCATCAGCTCGATCAGCGCGCTCGCGTGACGGCGATCCGCAGTGCGGCGGCACTGGCGCTCGGCGAGACGCGGCTCTTCGTTAACTTCTCGCCCCGCGCCATCTACGATCCCGCCGTCTGTCTCCGCGGCACCATGGCGGCAGCAGAGCAGCACGGCGTGAGCATGGGGCAACTGGTCTTCGAGGTGCAGGACCTCGACCAGGTTGAGAGCCGCGAGCGGTTGTGCTGTGTGCTGGACCACTATCGGGGGAAGGGCGCGGGCATCGCGCTCGACCACGTCGACGGGAGCCTCTCGTCCCTCGAGTACCTGGCCGAGCTCCTGCCGGACTACGTCAAGATCGACCAAACCCTCACGTCGGCGGCGGCGACGAGCCGCGGCGGGCGGCGGCGACTGGAAGCGGTGGCGGAACTGGCGCGCCGACTCGGCGTGCGCGTCGTGGCGTCCGGCGTGGAGGACTTCGACCAGATGCACGCCGCCATGGAGTGCCGCGCCGACTATCTGCAGGGCTACCTGATCGCCCGGCCGGCCTCGCCGCCCGAGCCGATGCGCCCCGAGGTCCTCCGCCTCCTGCTGGCCGCTTAG